The sequence CAGGGGGCGGGTCTTCGCCGTCTACGACATGCTGTTCAACGCGACGTTCGCCGCTGCCGCCGCCGCTGCCGCGACCTGGCTGCCCTCGGACGGGCGCGCCGACCTCACCCTCCTCGCGGTGATCGTGGCCTACGCAGCGGGCGCCGTGGCCTACCGGACGGCCGCCTCCCGCACGCAACGGCCCGCGCACGCCCTGCGTTAGAGCGACTCCGCTATGGCGTGCATGGCGGCGGCGATGTGGTGGACCTCGTCTTCCGTGCACACGTACGGCGGCATCGTGTAGACGAGCCGGCCGAAGGGCCGCAGCCAGACACCGTGCGCCATGGCGATCTCCTGGACGTCCAGGACGTCCACCGGCTCGCGCGCCTCCATCACGCCGATCGCGCCGAGGACGCGGACGTCCGCCACCCCGGGGAGCTCCGCGACGCCGTCGAGCTCGCTGGTCAGGACCGCCTCGATGGTGTCGACCTCGTCCCGCCAGTCGCGCGAGAGCAGCAGGTCGATGGACGCGGACGCGACCGCGGCGGCCAGCGGGTTGGCCATGTAGGTGGGCCCGTGCATCAGGACGCCCGCCTCGCCGGAGGTGATGCCGTGGGCGACGCGGTCGGTGCACAGCGTCGCGGCCATCGTCATGTAGCCGCCGGTCAGCGCCTTGCCGAGGCACATGATGTCGGGGACGACCTCGGCGTGGTCGCAGCCCCACAGCTCGCCCGTCCGGCCGAACCCGGTGGCGATCTCGTCCAGGATCAGCAGCAGTCCGTGCTCGTCGGCGATGTCGCGGAGGGCGCGCAGGTACTCGGGGGCGTAGAAGCGCATGCCGCCGGCGCCCTGGACGATCGGTTCCGCGATGATCCCGGCGAGCTCGTCCGCGTGCTTCGCGGCCAGATCCGCCAGCTCGTCCAGGTACGCCTCGTCGGGTTCGGTGGCGTAGCCCAGCGGGGGCGGGGACGCGAAGACGTGCTGGGTGAGGGCGTCGGTGAACATGTGGTGCATCCCGTTCACCGGGTCGCAGACGGCCATGTCGCCGAACGTGTCGCCGTGGTAGCCGCCCCGGACGGTGAGGAGCCGGCGCCGTTCCGGACGCCCCTGCGACCGCCAGAACTGCAGCGCCATCTTGATCGCGACCTCGACCCCGACGGACCCGGAGTCGGCGAAGAACACCTTGGTCAGCGGCTCGGGAGAGATCTCGACGAGCCGCTCGGCGAGCCGGACGGCGGGCGGGTGCGTGAGCCCGCCGAACATGACGTGCGCCATCTTGCCGAGCTGCCCGGTGACGGCCGCGTTCAGCTTCGGGTGGTTGTAGCCGTGCACGGCCGCCCACCAGGAGGACATTCCGTCGATCAGCTCGGTGCCGTCCGCGAGGGTCAGCCGCACCCCGTCCGCCGACACGACCGGCAGCGCGGGCGCCGTCGCCGGCATCGGCGCGTACGGGTGCCAGATGTGCTCCCGGTCGAACTCCAGCATCCGCTCGGTCTCCCGGGGGCTCATCCGCCCCAGCTGCAACGGGATCACTTGCCGTCCTCCTCACGGCCGGACGTGGTGCCGATGCCCTCGGCGGCGGCCCAGCGGCGCAGTTCGTCGGCGGCGGCCTCCTTGCCGATCATGCCGCGGTCCAGGCGGAGTTCGAGGAGGAAGCCGTAGGCGCGGCCGACGAGGGGCCCGGGGGTGATGCCGAGGATCTCCTGGATCTCGTTGCCGTCGATCTCCGGGCGGATCGCGGCCAGCTCCTCCTCCTCCGCCAGCCGTCCGATCCGCACCTCCAGGTCGTCGTAGGTGCGGCGCAGCCGGTCGGCCTTGCGCTTGTTGCGGGTGGTGCAGTCGGCGCGGGTCAGCTTGTGCAGGCGGTTGAGGAGCGGCCCGGCGTCGCGCACGTACCGGCGGACGGCCGAGTCGGTCCACTCGCCGGTCCCGTAGCCGTGGAAGCGCAGGTGCAGCTCCACGAGGCGGGACACGTCGGAGATGACGTCCTTCGGGTAGCGCAGCGCGGTCAGCCGCTTGCGGGCCATCTTCGCGCCCACGACCTCGTGGTGGTGGAAGGAGACCCGGCCGCCCGTCTCGAACCGGCGGGTCTTGGGCTTGCCGATGTCGTGCAGCAGCGCCGCGAGCCGCAGGACGAGGTCGGGGCCGCCCTCCTCCTGCGCGATCGCCTGCTCCAGGACGATCAGCGAGTGCTCGTAGACGTCCTTGTGCCGGTGGTGCTCGTCGATCTCCAGCCGCAGCCTGGGCAGCTCGGGCAGGACGTGCGCGGCGAGGCCGGTCTCGACCAGCAGTGCCAGGCCCTCCCGCGGGTACCGGCCGCAGAGCAGCTTGGACAGCTCGTCCCGGACCCGCTCGGCCGACACGATCTCGATGCGGCCCGCCATGTCCTTCATCGCGCGCACGACGTCGGGCGCGACGGTGAAGCCGAGCTGGGAGGCGAACCGGGCGGCGCGCATCATCCGCAGCGGGTCGTCGCTGAAGGAGTCCTCCGGCCGGCCGGGCGTCCGCAGCACCTTGCGCTGCAGGTCGGTGAGGCCGCCGAACGGGTCGACGAAGTCGTGCCCGGGCAGCCGCGCCGCCATCGCGTTGACGGCGAAGTCGCGGCGGCGCAGGTCCTCCACGAGGGACGTCCCGTAGGACACCTCCGGCTTGCGGGACTTCGGGTCGTAGGACTCGCTGCGATAGGTGGTGATCTCCAGCTCGACGCCGTCCTTGCGCAGGCCGACCGTGCCGAAGTCGATGCCGATCGTCCAGTGCGCGTCCGCCCAGCCGCGGATGATCTCCAGGGTGCGCTCGGGCGGGGCGTCGGTGGTCAGGTCGACGTCCTTGGTCGGACGGCGCAGCAGCGCGTCCCGGACGGGCCCGCCGACCAGCGCCAGCTCGTGACCGGCCGCCGCGAACCGGGCGCCGAGGTCGTCGGCGACGGGCGCGATCCCGCGCAGCAGCTCGGCGATCGCGGTACGCCGCGAGGACTCTGGGGTCACGTTCTGGTCTGGCACGGCCATCGAGCGTATTTCCTTGGTTGACGGGCTGACAAAGGACTTTCTGGCGAGCGCCGGGGCCCGCACGGGAGTCCTTTCGGGGCCGAAGAAGGACGGGGCCCTTCACACGCCCCGTTCCCCGGGTTACGTTTCGGGCACCCCGACGACGCCCTGCGCGACCCGGTGAGCCTCCCGTACCGACAACGGTAGCGGGATCCAAAAGGGCCACGGTCCGCCGCACGTGCGGTTGAGGTGCGTCGCATGGGTTCGCGTGCCGCGCGGCAGGGATGAGACCTGCCGTTCCGGGTATGTGGGGGTCTCCCCCCGCAGTGTGCGACGCACGGGGCCGTAGGGAAACCAGATCCGGGGGTGAGCGGGGTCGCCCCCCGCGGGATGGAGCCGAACATGAAGGACGCTCTCACCATCCACCGCGCGCTTCTCGGTTGGGAGACGGCGCACGAGATCGTGCGGCTGCGCCTAGCGATGTCCCGGGCCGACGAACTGCCCAGGGCGCTCGGCCTGCCGCCGGAGCGGTGCCTGGTGACCCGCGTCTACTCCTGCGACGGCGCCCACCACGGCCGCCCCTTCCTTGCCGGCGCGATCGTCCCGGCAGGCCGGCGGCCGTCCACCGAGGCGGTGCGGCTGGGCGTGGGGGCCCGCGGTGTCCGTCCCGCCCACGCGGACGTGGTCAACGCCGTCACCGAGTACGCCGCGGGCCTGGTCTGCCCGCTGCTCCTGCCGGAGTCGATGCCGCTGCTGATCGACCGCGGCCTCGTGGACGGGCTCCACGCCCACGGCGTCGTCTACACCGCGACCGGCGAGGCGTCCACGGCGCTCGGCATCAAGGCCAGCGCGCTGTACTCCCTCTGTCACCCGAAACCCGTCGACCTGCTGGCCCCGCTCAGCGCCGCGTCCGCCCCGGGGCGGGACCACGTGACGACCTGACCCGCGCGCCCGGCGTTGCCCGGCGGGCGGGTGCACCGGGCAACGCCATGAACACCGACGGACTACCATCGGGGCCGTGGTGCGGGAAAACGACGCCCGCCGTCCTCGGCCTGTCCTCGCGCCGCCGGACGGGTTCTGGACGGGCACGGCGTGAGGGCGGACACGGCGTGAAAGCGGTCGGACGCGCGTTGGCGCTGGCCGCGCTGCTGCCCTGTCTCACGATGGCGGCCTCCCCGGCCATGGCGTCCCCCGCCGGGGTCCGGGCTCGGACCCCCGCGAAGGCCCCTGCCGGCGCCCCCGCCGCGGCCCAGGCACGCGCGCAGGTGGCGCTCGCGCTCACCAAGGTCACGCCGAAGACCCTCACCGCGAAATCCAACATCGAGATTTCCGGTGCGGCGCGCAACCGCACCGGCCACGCGCTGGCCGGCCTCACCCTGCGGCTGCGCTACAGCGCCCAGCCCATGACCAGCCGGAGCCAGCTCGACCAGCTCGCGTCCGGGCAGCAGACCGCGCTGCCCAACGTCGCCCCGCAGCAGCAGTCGCTCGCGCAGGCGACCCGGCCCGGCGTGACCCAGGGCTGGAGCTTCCGGACCACCGCGCAGCAGCTGGGCCTGCGCGCCCCCGCCGCCACCCCCGGCGTGTACCCGATGCGCGTCGAGGTGCTGAACTCCGCGCAGCAGGTCGTCGGCGGCCTGACGACCTTCCTGACGCTGATGCCGAAGCAGCGGAGCTTCAAGCCGGTGGCGGTCGGCTGGGTCCTGCCGCTGATCGACCGGATGCACCGTGCCAACGACCGCACCTTCATCGACGACGAGCTCACCAAGGAGCTGTCGCCCGGCGGCCGGCTCCACCGGCTCGTGGAGGCCGCCGCCACCACCGGCACGCCGGTCACGTGGGCGATCGACCCGGCGCTGCTGGACGACGTGCGGCAGATGGCGTCGGGCGACTACTACGTCAAGGCGCCCGGAGCCGCCAAGGGCGTCCGGAAGGAGAAGAGCAAGGTCGCGGCGACGTGGCTGACGTCGCTCAAGACCGCTTCCAAGGGCGACCCCTACTTCGTCCTCCCCTACGGCGACCCCGACGTCACGGCCCTGGTCCGGCGCAAGGCGACCCGCGACATCGGCGTCGCCTTCGACGCGCGCAACACCGGCTTCGTGGCGCAGCTCCTCGGCCGCCAGCCCGACGCGCACGTCGCCTGGCCGGCGTCCGGCGTCGGCGGGCCCGGCACGCTCGAACAGCTCGCCAGGTACGCCCTGAAGGACGGCGGGTCGTTCCTGATGAGCAGCTCCCAGTTCGAGAACCCCGCGACGGGCGCGCAGCCGAACGCGACCACCGCGCTCCAGACGCACCTGGGCGCCAAGAAGGCCCTCCTTTACGACCAGACGGTCACCCAGATCCTCGACGACGGGTCGCGGTCCGCCTCCCGGGCGCTGATGAGCGAGCAGCGCTTCCTCGCCGAGACCGCGATGATCGCGGCGGAGGCGCCGAGCGTCCAGCGCACCGTCGTCGTCGCCCCCGACCGGCTGTGGGACCCCTCCGACGGGCTCGCCAAGAACCTGCTCACCTACACCAAGGCCGCGTCCTGGATCCGCGAGGTGCCGCTGCGGTCGGTCGAGTCGGCCCAGCCGCAGGACCGCGCCTTCCACGGCTACTCCGACGACTACGAGAAGTTCGAGCTGGGCGACGTCCACCTGGACCAGACCCGGGCGATCGCGAAGCGCGCGGCGACGTTCCAGGCCGTGATGACCGGCCCGGTGAAGATCTCCTACGAGCGCGCCGTGCTGCGGCTGGAGTCGGTCGGCTGGCGGACGTCGCCGAGCCGCGCCAAGCGGGCCCGCAAGGAGCTGGAGGACGAGCTCAGGAACGACATGCACCGGGTCCGAGTCGTCCCCCCGAAGAACAGGCGCGTGCTGATGGGGGGCAGCTCGGGCAAGCTGCCCGTCCTGGTCGAGAACACGCTGAGCGACCAGTCGGTGAAGGTCCGGCTCGTCGTGACCTCGGAGAACTCCGCCAAGCTCAAGCTCGGCGAGCTGGAGCCCGACGACGCGGTGATCGAGCTCGGGCCCGGGGAGCGGGCCCAGCGGTGGATCCCGGCGCAGGCGGCCGGGAACGGCAACTTCGGCGTCCGCCTCGATCTGCAGATTCCCGGCGCGGGCGGCCGGACGTACGGTGACGGCGAGACCATCACGGTCACCACGACCGGATACGGGCGGCTCGCCCTGCTCATCACGGGCGGCGGACTTGCCGTACTCTTCGTGGGCGTCGGAGTGCGGGCCATCAGAGCGAGGCGCCGCCGGAAAGCGGAGGCAGCCGGTGACGGGTCGACCGGAATGGGATCGACAGGGACAGGGGAACCAGGGGGCGGGCTCCCCGGGCCCGGGTTCCCAGGGCCCGGGATACCCTCCGCCGAATACTCCGGGGCGCCCGGGACGGGGCTACCCGCCGCAGGGCGACCCCCAGGGGTACCCGCCGGGCCCGCCGCCCCAGGGCCCCCCGCCTCAGGGACCGCGCCCGCAGGGGCCGATCCCGCAGGGCCGGCGGCCGGGCCCGCAGACTCCTGGCCCGAGGACCCCGCCGCAGTACCCGGGCCCGCCGCCGACGGGCCGGCCGCCGGGCGCGGGGAACATCGCCGCCGAGACGGTGGTTGACATCCCCCTCCCCGGCGGGAGCGCCCCGGACGCCGACACCACGATCGTGGACACGCCTCCGAAGCAGGACGGCAAGGGCTCGTCCGGCATCCTGAAGTCCGGCGCGATCATGGCGGTGGGGACCCTCGCGTCCCGCATCACCGGCTTCCTGCGCACCGCCGTCATCGTCGCCGCGCTCGGCACCGGGCTGGTCGCCAACGCCTACAACACCGCCAACACCATCCCCAACCAGATCTACGACCTGCTGCTCGGCGGCATCCTCACCAGCGTCATCGTCCCGCTGCTGGTGCGGGCCAAGCAGCGCGACCGGGCCGCCGGGGAGCAGTACGAGCAGCGCGTGTTCACCCTCGCGGTGATCGGGCTCGCCGTCCTCACCGTCGTGGCGGTGCTGCTCGCGCCGCTGTTCATCGACGTCCTTGCGGGCAGCTACACCGGCGACCAGCGCGCCGTCGCCGTCCTGTTCGCACGGTTCTTCCTGCCCCAGCTGTTCTTCTACGGCGTCGGCGCGTTCGCCGGGGCCGTGCTCAACACGCGCGGCAGCTTCGGCGCGCCGATGTGGGCGCCGGTCCTGAACAACATCGTCGTGATCGCGGTCGGCGGCGCGTTCCTCGCGATCACCACCGGCCGCGTCGACCCGTCCACCATCTCCGACCAGCAGCTCATGCTGCTGTCCGTCGGCACGACAGGCGGGATCGTCCTGCAGACGGTCGCGCTGTGGCCGTCGCTGCGCCGCGTCGGGTTCCGGTGGCGGCCCCGGCTGGACTTCCGCCGCGGCGAGCTCGGCGAGGTCGGGCGGATGGCCGGCTGGACGCTGCTGTACGTCGTCGCCACCCAGGTCGCGCTCGCCGTCGTCACCGCGCTGACGAACCGGGCCGGCAAGCTCGCCTTCGACCAGGGGCTCGGCGAGGGCTACGGGTACACCCCGTACTTCAACGCCTACCAGCTCTTCCAGCTCCCCTACGCGATCGTCGGGGTGTCGGTGATCACCGCGCTGCTGCCGCGGATGAGCCGGTTCGCCGCCGAGGGCAAGACCGCCGACGTGCGCGCCGCGTTCTCCAGCGGGCTGCGGCTCTCCTCGGTGATCATCATGCCGGCGGCGGCGCTGATGCTGGTGCTCGGACCGGAGATCACCACCGTGCTCTTCGCGCACGGCAACACCACCGCCGCCGACGCCCTGGTGATCGCGCGGGTCATGCAGATGTTCGCGCTCGCGCTCGTCCCGTTCTCCGTCTACCAGCTGATGCTGCGGGTCTTCTACGCCCACGGCGACACCCGGACGCCCGCCCTGGTCGGCCTCGTCGTCACCACCGCCAACATCATCATGGCGTTCACCGCCTACAACGTCCTCGACGTCAAGTGGATCGTGGTCGGCATCGCGGGCGGGTTCGCCGTCACCAACCTGGTCGGGACGATCACCTGCTGGCTGGTGCTGCGCCGCAAGCTCGGCGGCATCGACGGCCGCCGCATCGTCGGCGGCCATCTCAAGCTGCTCGTCGCGATCTGGCCGCTGATCGGGTTCGCCTACGCCGCGCACACGATCGCGGACGCCCTGGGCGGCACCGACACGATGCTGCCCGCACTGGCCACCCTGGTCGCCGGGTCCCTCGGCGGCGGGCTGCTGTACGTGCTGTTCGCCAAGCTGATGCGCGTGGAGGAGATCCAGACGACCATCGCCACGTTCGCACGCCGGCTGCCGGGACGCGCAAAGTAAAAAAGGACGCGCGGCGATAAGGCGGCCACTCGCGCGAGTAACCACTACCATGTGGGGGACTACGGCCTGCGGGGCGACACCCTGGGGAACGCAAAGAGGAGGGTCGGAGGCGTAAGCTGCCACGCCACGAACATGGGATCTGACCACCTGTGCAGGACGTTGCCGTGAGCACGTCAGTCATCGAGCCCGGCACCCGACTCGCCGGCCGCTACAGGCTCGAGGAGCGCATCAGCGACTCGGGCGGCTCGTCGCTCTGGAAGGCCATCGACGAGATCCTCGCGCGGGCGGTCGCCGTCCGCACCTTCGACCCCGAGTTCCCCCGGATCGCCGAGGCGGTCACGTCGGCGCGGTCGGCCAGCAGGCTGACCGACCCCCGCCTGACCCAGGTGTTCGACGCCGACGACTCGGGGGAGAGCGCCTACATCGTCAGTGAATGGGTCGCCGGCGAGCCCCTGGAGGGCATGCTCTCCAAGGCCCCGCTGGAGCCGGGCCGCGCCGCGACGCTGCTGTACGAGGCGTCCGAGGCGATCTCCGCCGCGCACGCCGCCGGGCTCTCGCACCTCTGCCTCACCCCCCGCGACCTGGTCTGGACGACGGGCGGCACCGTCAAGATCCTCGGCGTCGCCACGGACGCGGTCCTGTGCGACCGCAGCTCCGACGACTCCGCCGCCGAGGACGTCCGCGGCCTCGGCCGGATGCTGTACGCGGCGCTCACCGCCCACTGGCCCGGCGACGAGGACGGCTCCGCGCTGCCCGCCGCGCCCGCGTCCGACGGCGTCCCGCACGCGCCCCGCCAGGTCCAGGCCGGCATCTCGCACGGGGTCGACTCGATCGTCTGCCGCTGCCTCGGCATCGGCACGGGCGAGCCGCTCGCGACCCCCGCCGACCTCGCCAAGGCGCTGCGCGGCGTCCCGCGCACCCCGCTGCCGCTGTTCGCCGGGCTCGGCAACGCCCCGCCGGCGTCCCCGCGGCAGACGCCGCCGAGGCGCCCCGCGCCCCAGCAGGCGCCGCCGACGCAGCCGCACCGGCAGCCCGCGCCCGAGCCGCCCGCGGCCTCGCACGTCCCGCCGCCGCGTGCGCGCGCCCAGCGGCACGCCTCCCCGCCTCCACCGCCGTCCACCTCCACCCGCACGACGCCCGCGCACAGCCACGGCGGCCCCAAGCGGCCGGCCAACCCCGCCCTGATCGGCATCGCGGCGGCCGCGCTGACCGTCATCGTCGGGCTCGGCGCCTGGGCGCTGTCCGGCACCGGCGGCGACGACGACCCCAAGGGCGGCGGCGCCACCGACAACTCCCAGACGAGCGCGCCGCCCAAGCCGTCCGTCGCGAAGCTCGCCCCGCAGGGCGTCTCGCCCGCCGAACGCCCCGTGGGCGGCCACGTCGACGGCGCGATCGGCAAGAACCTCGCGTCCGTCATCGACGGCAAGCCCAGCGGCTCCTGGGAGACCCAGAGCTACGCCGACTCCGACTTCGGCCGCTACTCCAAGGGCCTCGGCGTCCTGCTCGACATGGGCAAGCCCGTCAAGGTCGCCAACGTGAAGGTCTACTCCCCGGTGAGCGGCGGGGTGCTGCAGGTCCGCGTCGGCGACTCGCAGTCCCCGACCGACCTGAAGCGCGTCGGGGAGCAGGCCCCCAACGGCGGCGAGGTGGCCTTCGCCGCGAACCCGCAGGCCACAGGCCGGTACGTGCTCGTCTGGTTCACCAAGCTGCCCGGCGGGCCGTTCAAGGGGCGGCTCGGCGAGATCGCCGTCTACGGGGCGGCCGGCTGATCACGTTCCGGCAGGGGGCCGATGTGAGCTGTGACGTGGAGCGGCGCATGTCTGTATCGTGCCTGTGAGCAGTTTGTCCCCTCGCCCCCCAGGATCACGTGGTGCCTACCTCAGCAGCCGGTCGCGGATGCCCGGCGCCGGCCGGGCGTCCCGAACGAGAAAGCGGTCGCTCATGACGTCGGTGAGCATGCCTCGCGTAGGCGAAGTACCCGACAAGGAGCTCCTCGCCCGGCACGCACAGGGGGATCCGCACGCCTTCGCCGAACTCGTGCACCGCCACCGCGACCGCATGTGGGCGGTCGCGCTGCGCACGCTGGGCGACCCGGAGGAGGCGGCGGACGCGCTGCAGGACGCGTGCCTCTCGGCCTTCCGCGCCGCCGGACGGTTCCGCGGGGACGCCGCCGTCACCACCTGGCTGCACCGCATCGTGGTGAACGCCTGCCTCGACCGCGTCCGGCGCAAGTCCGTCCGTCCCGCGACGCCGATGGGCGACGACGCGACGTTCGACGCCGTCGCGCCCAAGATGCCCGACCCGACCGACGCGCACGGCGTCTCCCTCGACGTCCGCACCGCCCTGGAGCAGCTTCCGTACGAGCAGCGGGCCGCCCTCGTCCTCGTCGACATGATGGGCTACTCCGTCGACGACGCCGCGCAGGTCATGGAGGTTCCGCCCGGAACGATCAAGAGCCGGTGCGCGCGGGGCCGCGCCCGGCTCGCGCCCCTTCTCGTCCACCACCGGAACCGACGCGAGCCCAGGAACGTCGGAGGTGTGGAAGGAGGTGGCATGCCCAAGTGAACCCCGCGCACCTTGACTACGACGTCTTGGCCGACCTGGCCGAGGGACTTCTCGAAGACGACGAAGCCGCCTCCGTCAACGCACACCTCGAAACCTGCGCCGATTGCCGTGACCTGTCCGCCGACCTTGCGGACGTCTCCCGGATCCTGGCGGAGGCCCCGGTGCCGTCCATGCCCGCCGAACTGGCCGAACGCATCGACACCGCCATCGCGGCGGAGTCGATGCACACCGCCACCGTGGCGAGCCTGGAGCAACGGCGCGGAAGGCGGCATTGGCGGATACTGTCGGCGGCCGCGGCGACGGTGGTCGTGCTCGGCGGCGGAGCGACGGTCGGCAAGATCGCGATGGACGGCGCGAGCAGCAGCGACAGCGCGGCACGGCACCCGGCCCCGCACCGCTCCCTGACCGATCCCGGCTCGGGCTCGGGGGTGCCGAAGGTGGCTCCCGGAGAACCCGCGCCCACGTTCAAGGTCGCCCAGAGCGGCACCGACTACCGGTCGGGCACGCTGGGCGATCAGGTCGGCGGCATCGTGACGGGCGAGCAGAAGATGCGCTCGGAGGCCGCCGCGCCCGACCCGCGGCTCCGCGGCTGCGTCACCGGCGTCGCCGGCGAGCAGTCGCTTCTGCTCGTCGACCAGGCGAAATACGAGGGACAGCCCGCGATCATCATCGCGGTGAACGGCGACCGGCCGGGCAAGCGGAACATCTGGGTCGTCGGACCGGACTGCTCCCCGCAGGCCCATCACCTGCTGAAGCAGCTGAAGAACGCCTGACCGCCAAGCCCTGACCGGGCGCCCGTATATCTGAAGGCCATGGACGGCCGACCCCGTCCATGGCCTCTCACATGGCACATGGGCTGCCCGAGACGTCCTGCTCTCTATGGGACGCCCGGACTTCCTGCGAAGTTCGTCGAGCAGCGGCAGTAGTGCCGGGCTTCTCGGCGGTTGCGGCGACCGGGGCGCGTCGTCAGAGGGAGGCGAGGAAGTCGAGGGCCGTCGTCCAGGCCCGCTCGGCCGCCTCGGCGTCGTGGTCGGGCAGGTCCGGGTCGGTGAACAGGTGGCCCGCACCGCGGTAGCGGAACACCTCCACGTCAGCGCCCGCCTTGCGCATCTGCAGGTACCACGCGTTGAGCCAGTCGACGGGCTCCCAGGTGTCGGGATCGGCGACGTGCAGCTGCACCGGGATGTCGGTGGACGCGTCCTCCGCGATGTCGGACGTGCCGTGCATCAGCAGCAGCCCGGCCGCCTTGTCGTCGGCGAACGCGAGGTTCTGGGCAATGGATCCGCCGAGCGAGAACCCCGCGTAGACGAGCCCGCCCTCCCCGGTGAGCGGCGCGGCCGCCACGACGGCGCGGCGCAGCAGCTCGTCCCGCCCGATCTCGTCCTTGATCTCGATCCCGGCCTCCGCGTCGTCGACGACGCGCCCGTCGTAGAGGTCGGGGGTGTGCACCTCGTGCCCGGCGGCACGGAGCCGGTCGGCCGCCTGGTGCACCGCGGGCCGGAGCCCGTACATCGAGTGGAGGAGGAGAATGCGTGCCATGGGCCACAGCCTAGAGCGCCGCCCGGACCCTCGTGCCGCTGGTGGGCGGCCCGGCGCCGCGTACCGGGGAATCAGCGGGCCCTAGGATCGGTTGACGCGACTGTGAGGCCGGCTCGGAGCGGCACCGACGGCCAACGAGGAGAGGCAAGAACTGTGAGCGACGTCCGTAACGTCATCATCATCGGCTCCGGTCCTGCGGGCTACACGGCCGCCGTCTACGCGGCCCGCGGTGACCTGAAGCCGCTGGTGTTCGAGGGTTCGGTGACGGCCGGCGGTGCGCTGATGAACACCACCGACGTGGAGAACTTCCCCGGCTTCCCCGACGGCATCATGGGCCCCGACCTGATGGACAACCTGCGCAAGCAGGCCGAGCGCTTCGGCGCCGAGCTCATCACCGACGACGTCACCGAGGTCGACCTGACCGCCGACCCGAAGGTCGTCAAGGTCGGCGACGAGACCTACCTCGCCAAGACCGTGATCGTCGCGACCGGCTCCGGATACCGCGAGCTGGGGCTGCCGGACGAGAAGCGGCTGTCCGGCCGCGGCGTCTCCTGGTGCGCCACCTGTGACGGGTTCTTCTTCCGCGAGCAGGACATCGCCGTCGTCGGCGGCGGCGACACCGCGATGGAGGAGGCGATCTTCCTGACCAAGTTCGCTCGCTCGGTGACCGTGGTGCACCGGCGGGACGAGCTGCGCGCGTCCAAGATCATGCAGGACCGGGCGTTCGCCAACGAGAAGATCAAGTTCCTGTGGGACAGCGAGATCGCCGCGATCCACGGCGACGACCGGGTGACCGGCGTGACGGTCCGCAACACCAGGACCGGCGCGGAGTCCGCCCTGGAGATCACCGGGCTGTTCATCGCGATCGGCCACGACCCGCGCAGCGACCTGTTCGCCGGGCAGCTGGAGACCGACACCGACGGCTACCTGCTGGTCGACGCACCCACGACGCGGACGAAGATCCCCGGCGTGTTCGCCTGCGGCGACGTGGTCGACCACATCTACCGGCAGGCCATCACCGCCGCGGGCAGCGGCTGCTCGGCCGCCATCGACGCCGAGCGCTG is a genomic window of Actinomadura citrea containing:
- the murJ gene encoding murein biosynthesis integral membrane protein MurJ, with protein sequence MVDIPLPGGSAPDADTTIVDTPPKQDGKGSSGILKSGAIMAVGTLASRITGFLRTAVIVAALGTGLVANAYNTANTIPNQIYDLLLGGILTSVIVPLLVRAKQRDRAAGEQYEQRVFTLAVIGLAVLTVVAVLLAPLFIDVLAGSYTGDQRAVAVLFARFFLPQLFFYGVGAFAGAVLNTRGSFGAPMWAPVLNNIVVIAVGGAFLAITTGRVDPSTISDQQLMLLSVGTTGGIVLQTVALWPSLRRVGFRWRPRLDFRRGELGEVGRMAGWTLLYVVATQVALAVVTALTNRAGKLAFDQGLGEGYGYTPYFNAYQLFQLPYAIVGVSVITALLPRMSRFAAEGKTADVRAAFSSGLRLSSVIIMPAAALMLVLGPEITTVLFAHGNTTAADALVIARVMQMFALALVPFSVYQLMLRVFYAHGDTRTPALVGLVVTTANIIMAFTAYNVLDVKWIVVGIAGGFAVTNLVGTITCWLVLRRKLGGIDGRRIVGGHLKLLVAIWPLIGFAYAAHTIADALGGTDTMLPALATLVAGSLGGGLLYVLFAKLMRVEEIQTTIATFARRLPGRAK
- a CDS encoding protein kinase family protein; this encodes MSTSVIEPGTRLAGRYRLEERISDSGGSSLWKAIDEILARAVAVRTFDPEFPRIAEAVTSARSASRLTDPRLTQVFDADDSGESAYIVSEWVAGEPLEGMLSKAPLEPGRAATLLYEASEAISAAHAAGLSHLCLTPRDLVWTTGGTVKILGVATDAVLCDRSSDDSAAEDVRGLGRMLYAALTAHWPGDEDGSALPAAPASDGVPHAPRQVQAGISHGVDSIVCRCLGIGTGEPLATPADLAKALRGVPRTPLPLFAGLGNAPPASPRQTPPRRPAPQQAPPTQPHRQPAPEPPAASHVPPPRARAQRHASPPPPPSTSTRTTPAHSHGGPKRPANPALIGIAAAALTVIVGLGAWALSGTGGDDDPKGGGATDNSQTSAPPKPSVAKLAPQGVSPAERPVGGHVDGAIGKNLASVIDGKPSGSWETQSYADSDFGRYSKGLGVLLDMGKPVKVANVKVYSPVSGGVLQVRVGDSQSPTDLKRVGEQAPNGGEVAFAANPQATGRYVLVWFTKLPGGPFKGRLGEIAVYGAAG
- the sigM gene encoding RNA polymerase sigma factor SigM codes for the protein MPRVGEVPDKELLARHAQGDPHAFAELVHRHRDRMWAVALRTLGDPEEAADALQDACLSAFRAAGRFRGDAAVTTWLHRIVVNACLDRVRRKSVRPATPMGDDATFDAVAPKMPDPTDAHGVSLDVRTALEQLPYEQRAALVLVDMMGYSVDDAAQVMEVPPGTIKSRCARGRARLAPLLVHHRNRREPRNVGGVEGGGMPK
- a CDS encoding anti-sigma factor family protein; the encoded protein is MNPAHLDYDVLADLAEGLLEDDEAASVNAHLETCADCRDLSADLADVSRILAEAPVPSMPAELAERIDTAIAAESMHTATVASLEQRRGRRHWRILSAAAATVVVLGGGATVGKIAMDGASSSDSAARHPAPHRSLTDPGSGSGVPKVAPGEPAPTFKVAQSGTDYRSGTLGDQVGGIVTGEQKMRSEAAAPDPRLRGCVTGVAGEQSLLLVDQAKYEGQPAIIIAVNGDRPGKRNIWVVGPDCSPQAHHLLKQLKNA
- a CDS encoding dienelactone hydrolase family protein, with protein sequence MARILLLHSMYGLRPAVHQAADRLRAAGHEVHTPDLYDGRVVDDAEAGIEIKDEIGRDELLRRAVVAAAPLTGEGGLVYAGFSLGGSIAQNLAFADDKAAGLLLMHGTSDIAEDASTDIPVQLHVADPDTWEPVDWLNAWYLQMRKAGADVEVFRYRGAGHLFTDPDLPDHDAEAAERAWTTALDFLASL
- the trxB gene encoding thioredoxin-disulfide reductase; the protein is MSDVRNVIIIGSGPAGYTAAVYAARGDLKPLVFEGSVTAGGALMNTTDVENFPGFPDGIMGPDLMDNLRKQAERFGAELITDDVTEVDLTADPKVVKVGDETYLAKTVIVATGSGYRELGLPDEKRLSGRGVSWCATCDGFFFREQDIAVVGGGDTAMEEAIFLTKFARSVTVVHRRDELRASKIMQDRAFANEKIKFLWDSEIAAIHGDDRVTGVTVRNTRTGAESALEITGLFIAIGHDPRSDLFAGQLETDTDGYLLVDAPTTRTKIPGVFACGDVVDHIYRQAITAAGSGCSAAIDAERWLQDQDAAETVPQA